The genomic region TATCTCTCGATGAGATCGCAGTAAAACTGCGCGAGATCTTAGAGCAGGAGCAGCAGGATATGTACAACAGAGCAGAAGAATTCCTGAACAGCCACATTGATACAGCTACTACAATGGATGAAATGGTTGAGAAGTTCAAAGCCAACCGTGGATTTGTAAAAGCATGCTGGTGTGGAGATCCGGAATGTGAGGGCGAAGTAAAATATCAGACAGGCGGAGCTGCAACAAGATGTCTGATCGAAGATGAAGAGTTTATTTCCGATAAATGTATCTATTGCGGAAAACCTGCGAAACACATGGCTTACTGGGGAAAATCATACTAAGAATAAAGAGATTATAAGTACTGGACGGTGGATTTTAGGAATCTACCGTCCATTTTTTATCAACAGCCACCGGCAAAAATATGGTATGATATAGAATGTTGATAACGTGGATAAACGGAGGAAATATTTGTGAATAACTATAATATAAAATTACCGGATGATGTACAGTTTATCATTCATACCTTACAGTTGCATGGATTTGAAGCATACGCAGTCGGGGGATGTGTCAGAGATTCCATCCTTGGCAGAGAACCGGGCGACTGGGATATTACAACATCAGCAATGCCGGAAGAGACAAAGGCATTATTTGACAAAACATTTGATACGGGAATTGAGCATGGAACGATAACCGTACTTTTGAATCATGAGGGATACGAAGTTACGACGTACAGAATCGATGGAAAATACGAAGACAGCAGACATCCGAAAGAAGTCACATTTACAAGAAATCTGAAAGAAGACCTGCTCAGACGAGACTTTACGATCAATGCTATGGCATACAATGACAAGGATGGGATCGTAGATATCTTTGGAGGAATGCAGGATCTGGAAAAGCATATGATCCGCTGTGTGGGAAATGCCAGGGAACGTTTCTCGGAAGATGCGCTCCGGATTTTAAGAGGCGTCAGATTTGCGGCACAGCTTGGATTTGAGATTGATGAGGAGACGAAAGAAGGAATGAAGCTTCTTGCGCCGACACTGGAAAATATCAGTGCGGAGAGGATACAGGTAGAACTGGTGAAGATGCTGACATCTGACCGGCCGGAGCTTATAAGAACTGCTTATGAACTTGGGATTACGAAGGTATTTTTGCCGGAATTTGACCGTATGATGGAGACAAAGCAGGAAACACTGCATCATATGTACACAGTCGGGGAACATACCATTCATGCGATGATGAATGTCCGCAATGATAAGATCTTAAGATTAACAATGTTACTGCATGATACAGGTAAACCGGAATACAAGACGATGGATGAAGACGGTGTGGCGCATTTTAAAATGCATGCATTAGGAAGCGAGCGGATTGCCAAAGAAGTGCTTCGGAGATTAAAGTTCGATAATGATACGCTGCATAAGGTTACAAGACTTGTGCTGAATCATGATTACCGCATGCCGGCCGTGCCGAAAAATGTCAGAAGGGCAATGAATAAGATCGGCGAAGACATTTTCCCATACTATATGGAAGTAAGGAGAGCAGATGTTCTGGCACAAAGTGAGTACCAGAGAGCAGAAAAATTAAAAAACCTCGATGAAGTAGAACAGACATATGCAGAGATTATAGAAAAAGGCCAGTGTGTTTCATTAAAAGAATTAGCTGTGACAGGTAGAGATCTGATCCGGGCGGGAATGAAGCCGGGAAAAGAGATAGGGGAAAAGTTAAACGAATTATTGAACCTTGTGATCGAGAATCCGGAAATGAACACCAAAGAGATCCTGCTGAAATATAGTTTCCCGGATAAAGAAGTATAACAGCAGTGAATATTTTTTATATTTCCCACATACATTTAAAAAGAATATCAAGTGTAAAGCGCGGGGAATATAAATGCAGGAATTTGAACAAAAAATACTGGAACAATATGATATAGAAGTAAGCAGCACCCGCAAAGTCAGGGGTGCTGTTTTATGCGAAACAAATAAGGGATTATTCCTTTTAAAGGAGATTACAACATCTGAGAAGAGAATCCCTGCGTTATGTGAACTTTATACACGGCTTTATGAGCAGGGGTATCATAGGATCGATTATGTGGTCACGAACCGTAACGGCGAATATATATCTGCATTGGATAACGGAGACCGGTACATATTAAAGAAATGTTTTGCCGGACGTGAATGCGACATTAAGAAGACAAGGGAAATATTTGAAGCGGCGGGAAATCTGGCAAAACTACATATCATTATGCGTTATGAACTGGAACATGGGATACCGGAAGGAACCAAAACAGATGAAAAATACAGACGGCATAATCGTGAATTGAAAAAGGTCCGGCAGTTTACAAGAAAAGTTGTTCCCAAGGGTGAGTTTGAATTTGCCTTTTTGAAGCAGTTTGATCAGATGTATCAATGGGCAGAGGCAGCAGTGGAAGAACTGGAGCGGTCGGATTATGAGAAACTGTATGCCGAAGAGATGAAGAAGTCCGGTATGATACATGGAGAGTATAATTATCATAATATCATTATGACAAAAGAAGGAATCGCCACAACCAATTTTGAAAAATTCCGCAGGGACATTCAGGTGGAAGATCTGTATTATTTCCTCAGGAAGGTTCTGGAAAAAAGTGGATGGAAGATCCGCCTGGGTGATGGCATGCTGAATGCCTATTCGGCAATACATCCGCTTACGGAGGGCGAAATGGAATATCTGAAGATCCGTCTGATCTATCCGGAAAAATTCTGGAAAACGGCCAATTCGTATTATTGTACAAATAAAGCATGGATATCGGTAAAAAACATAGAAAAGCTTCAGACTGCGATAAGGCAGACAGAAGAGAAAAAAATGTTTTTAAAAGAAGTATTTGGATTTGAACTTTAAAGGTATGGTAAAATAGCGAAAAAGCTTGAAAATACAGGGGAAACGGGGGATTTACCTTGACATTCACAGTGAAAACAGGTATAACAGTACATAAAGGCATGCCATATGACGGGTATGGACGTTGACTTTGTATAAAAAGAATTGAAATCGTGAATTCTAAATGTAAATAAGAGGAGGAACAATCCATGAATAAGACAGAACTGATCGCAGCAATTGCTGACCAGGCAGAATTATCAAAGAAAGACTCTGAAAAAGCTTTAAAAGCTTTTATCGATGTTGTTACAGAAGAATTAAAGAAAGAACATAAAGTACAGGTTGTTGGATTTGGTACTTTCGAAGTAAGCATGAGAGCTGAAAGAGAAGGAAGAAATCCTCAGACAGGCGAGACTATGAAGATTGCTGCATGTAAAGCACCAAAATTCAAAGCTGGTAAAGCATTAAAGGATGCTATCAACGAGTAGTCTGAATTGTAATATTTATAAATGTATTTTATGCCGGAGAGTATCTTGATGCCCTCCGGTTTTTTCAATCGTTATGCGTTCGAAAGAAGCTGCAACCTACAGGCACTGTAGATACCAAAGTATGCAGGAGAATAAAGATATGAGATTAGATAAATTTTTAAAAGTTTCCAGACTGATCAAACGCCGGACCGTAGCTAACGAAGCCTGCGATGCCGGTCGTGTACTGGTGAATGACAAGCCGGCCAAGGCATCGGTAAAGGTAAAACCGGGAGATATCATAGAAATCCAGTTTGGAACAAGAACCGTAAAAGTAGAAGTACTTGATATCAAGGATACGACAAAAAAAGAAGAGGCAGGAGACCTGTTCAAATATTTATAAAATAAATAAAGAGCCTGCGAAAAATCAGCAGATCAGCACAACCTTTCTTAAGTGATCATATGAAAAGTCATAATTTGTGATTTCCGTTCATATGATTAGTAAGAAAGGTTGTGATAGGTTTGGAGACCACAGCAGTACAAAAAAGCCATAAACTGGTATTAAATAACCGGAAAACCGGACTGGTGACCGGAGTGTTGGATGTCCTGTCTTTTAATCTGAATGAGATATTGTTGGAGACGGAGCAGGGAATGCTCATGGTAAAGGGCACGGATCTGCATGTAAACCGGGTGAATCTGGAAAAGGGAGAGATTGATCTGTCCGGCAACATTGAAAGTATCTCTTATTCGGATATACAGTCTCCCGGAAAACAGGCGGAAAGTCTGTTTGGAAAATTGTTTCGCTGAAAAAGCGGAGAGAAATCCGGTGAAATTTATGAAACGGGATGGAAATATGAGATGGGAATAACAAAAGAATTATTTATATTTCTTTCTGCAATATTGTCCGGAGCAATTGTACGTCTTGTATACCGCTGCATAAGCTGTCTGCGAAATGTGATACATCATACGCACTGGATCATTGAGCTGGAAGACCTGGCATACTGGGTCGGAACCGCAATTTTTTTGTTTGTGCAGATTTACTACACAAGTAGTGGTAGTGTAAGGTGGTATTTTGTACTAGGTATTGGGCTTGGAGCATCAGCTATGTCGGTTTTTCTAGTGGCTGTCAGGAAGTGGTATCGAAAAATTGTATGTCCGGGGAGCGGGTTTTTGGATGAAACACTTGAAAAAGGCCGGAAAAAAAGATAGAATAAAGGCAATTAACAGGTGAGTGGAATGACAGAGATGTCAAACAAGGGTGAGTAAAATAAGATGAAAGATGTAAAACAGAGAAACCGCAGAAGACGGCAGTGCAGGCGTTCTCAGGATCATAAGAGAAGTGTGCTGGCGATTAGTGCTGTTGTTCTTTTGCTGACAGTTATGGTGTCTGCGAACAGTATGACGTTAAAGGCGAAGAACAGAGAATATCAGGCGCAGGAGACAGAACTGAAAGAGCAGATCCAGGCAGAAAAAGACCGGTCAAAAGAGATCAAAGAATTAGATAAATATGTCGGAACAGACAAATACGTAGAAGACGTGGCAAAAGAAAAGCTGGGTCTGGTACATAATAATGAGATAATTTTCAAAGCAAAATAAGAGTACTCGGAACAAATGATAAGCTTCAGGAAGAGATTCCTGAAGCTTTTTTCTGTTTATCGGGGAAATAAAAAGAAAAGGTCGAAAGGGGAGCAATAAAGTGGCACGGATAAAAGAACAGGAAATATTTGTGAATCCATATGTGGTGCAGATGGACAAATTTGCGGAGTCTCTGCAGCATCTATCAAAAACATTTTTAAATATGGAACATTATAAAGGAACATTGTCCAAAGAAGAAATTGATGAAATGTTTGACAAAGTAACGGGGAATGTCTGTGCCGGTTGTGAGCGAAAAGAAGTGTGTCTCGGCGAGAGGCGGGAGAAAACATATCAGATGATGTATGAAATCATGTGTGCAGCAGAAGAGTATGGTGCAGAACTGAATATGGAATTGAAAAAAAGACTGAAAAGGCAATGCATGCTTGCGCCGCGTTTCCTAAGGGAAAGTCTGGAAGTGTTTGAAAATGCCAAACAGATATTGATGTGGAATCACAGGATGCTGCAGACAAGAGAAGGATATGCCACACAGCTTACAAGCTTTGCAAAGATGATACAGTATACAACCAGAGAACTGGATGCGGGGATCTTTCAGGATGAATATCTGGAAAAACGTATAAAAACAGCCTTAAAAAAAGAGAATGTAAAGATGTTATCGATTGTATTTTATATGACCCAGCAGGGAAAATATGAGGTACATCTGACGGTAAAAGCGGTTAAGGGACGGGTAATCCTTGCAAAAGATATCGCATTTCTGGTGGGAAAATGTATAGGAAGAACCATGATCCCAAGACAGGGAGAACGACTTGTGATAGGAGGGGAATATGGCACCATTGCATGTGTGGAAGGTGCGAAATTCCAGACGCTTCAGGGGATTGCCCGGATCGGAAAAGGACTGGAGCAGATATCTGGGGATACTTTTCTTATGAAAGATCTGCCGGGAGGCCGCAAAGGAATCGCGCTTTCTGATGGAATGGGATCGGGAGAAGAAGCATTCCGGGACAGTACGATGGTGGTAGAAATGTTAGAAGAACTGTTAGAGGCAGGATTCCCGGTAGAGACGGCGGTGCAGATGATGAATACGGCGCTGGTGATCGGAAGGGAAGAAGTGAAATTCTGCACACTGGATGTATGTCTGTTTGATCTGTATCGTGGAAGCTGTGAATTTGTAAAGGCGGGCGCGGCCGCAACATTTATCAAAAAGAAGGATAAAGTTGAAAAAATTGTATCAACAACACTTCCGATCGGGGTTATACAGAATATTGAGATTGACCGGGAAGTGTGTGATCTGGAATCCGGGGATTATGTGGTCATGGTGACGGACGGAGTTCTGGATGCACTTCCGGCAAAAGAACAGGAAGAACAGATGATAGATATTATTCAAAACACGAATATTGTAAATCCGACAGAGTTTGCAAGAAGCATTCTAAGTGAGGTGTTGAAATATTCGGGAGAAATGCCACTGGATGATATGACGATCCTTGTGATCGGCCTGTGGGGCGTGAGCTGACTTTCCGATAAGTTGACTTTCTATAAGAAATTATATATATTTATCATGATATCGAAACAAATAAAAGAGTTATATATTTCGAAAAAACATGAAAACAAATCAGATAAAAAGGAAGACCGGAATGTATGAACGGGTGAGGGCATATGTGAAAAAATACCATATGCTGCAGGAAAAAGATCATGTAATTGCAGGCGTATCGGGAGGTGCAGACTCCGTATGCCTTCTTTTCATGCTTGTAAAACTTCAAAAGGAAATGCGGTTTGGGTTGACGGTAGTGCATATTCATCACGGACTTCGCGGAGAAAGTGCGGATGTAGATGAGAATTACGTCAGAGCCCTTTGTGAGAAGCTGGATGTTGAACTTCTGGCTTTTCATGAAGATGTCGGAAGATATGCGAAAGAACAGAAGCTGACGCTCGAAGAGGCAGGAAGGAATGTCAGAAGACATATATTCGAAGAAGTCTGTCACAGGAAAAACGGAACGAGGATCGCGCTGGCGCATCATCAGAATGACAATGCGGAGACACTTCTGTGGAATTTAAGCCGTGGATGTGGTCTTAAAGGGATCGGCGGGATCAGTCCGGTTGACGGAAAGTATATCCGGCCGCTTCTGGGGGTAAGAAGACAGGAAATCGAAGAATATTTAAAAGAAAATAATATAGACTATTGTACCGATGAGACGAATCTGGAAGACCATTATACA from Dorea longicatena harbors:
- a CDS encoding CCA tRNA nucleotidyltransferase, whose protein sequence is MNNYNIKLPDDVQFIIHTLQLHGFEAYAVGGCVRDSILGREPGDWDITTSAMPEETKALFDKTFDTGIEHGTITVLLNHEGYEVTTYRIDGKYEDSRHPKEVTFTRNLKEDLLRRDFTINAMAYNDKDGIVDIFGGMQDLEKHMIRCVGNARERFSEDALRILRGVRFAAQLGFEIDEETKEGMKLLAPTLENISAERIQVELVKMLTSDRPELIRTAYELGITKVFLPEFDRMMETKQETLHHMYTVGEHTIHAMMNVRNDKILRLTMLLHDTGKPEYKTMDEDGVAHFKMHALGSERIAKEVLRRLKFDNDTLHKVTRLVLNHDYRMPAVPKNVRRAMNKIGEDIFPYYMEVRRADVLAQSEYQRAEKLKNLDEVEQTYAEIIEKGQCVSLKELAVTGRDLIRAGMKPGKEIGEKLNELLNLVIENPEMNTKEILLKYSFPDKEV
- a CDS encoding CotS family spore coat protein, which produces MQEFEQKILEQYDIEVSSTRKVRGAVLCETNKGLFLLKEITTSEKRIPALCELYTRLYEQGYHRIDYVVTNRNGEYISALDNGDRYILKKCFAGRECDIKKTREIFEAAGNLAKLHIIMRYELEHGIPEGTKTDEKYRRHNRELKKVRQFTRKVVPKGEFEFAFLKQFDQMYQWAEAAVEELERSDYEKLYAEEMKKSGMIHGEYNYHNIIMTKEGIATTNFEKFRRDIQVEDLYYFLRKVLEKSGWKIRLGDGMLNAYSAIHPLTEGEMEYLKIRLIYPEKFWKTANSYYCTNKAWISVKNIEKLQTAIRQTEEKKMFLKEVFGFEL
- a CDS encoding HU family DNA-binding protein; translation: MNKTELIAAIADQAELSKKDSEKALKAFIDVVTEELKKEHKVQVVGFGTFEVSMRAEREGRNPQTGETMKIAACKAPKFKAGKALKDAINE
- a CDS encoding RNA-binding S4 domain-containing protein, with amino-acid sequence MRLDKFLKVSRLIKRRTVANEACDAGRVLVNDKPAKASVKVKPGDIIEIQFGTRTVKVEVLDIKDTTKKEEAGDLFKYL
- the yabP gene encoding sporulation protein YabP; translated protein: METTAVQKSHKLVLNNRKTGLVTGVLDVLSFNLNEILLETEQGMLMVKGTDLHVNRVNLEKGEIDLSGNIESISYSDIQSPGKQAESLFGKLFR
- the yabQ gene encoding spore cortex biosynthesis protein YabQ — its product is MGITKELFIFLSAILSGAIVRLVYRCISCLRNVIHHTHWIIELEDLAYWVGTAIFLFVQIYYTSSGSVRWYFVLGIGLGASAMSVFLVAVRKWYRKIVCPGSGFLDETLEKGRKKR
- a CDS encoding septum formation initiator family protein, with the protein product MKDVKQRNRRRRQCRRSQDHKRSVLAISAVVLLLTVMVSANSMTLKAKNREYQAQETELKEQIQAEKDRSKEIKELDKYVGTDKYVEDVAKEKLGLVHNNEIIFKAK
- a CDS encoding SpoIIE family protein phosphatase, yielding MARIKEQEIFVNPYVVQMDKFAESLQHLSKTFLNMEHYKGTLSKEEIDEMFDKVTGNVCAGCERKEVCLGERREKTYQMMYEIMCAAEEYGAELNMELKKRLKRQCMLAPRFLRESLEVFENAKQILMWNHRMLQTREGYATQLTSFAKMIQYTTRELDAGIFQDEYLEKRIKTALKKENVKMLSIVFYMTQQGKYEVHLTVKAVKGRVILAKDIAFLVGKCIGRTMIPRQGERLVIGGEYGTIACVEGAKFQTLQGIARIGKGLEQISGDTFLMKDLPGGRKGIALSDGMGSGEEAFRDSTMVVEMLEELLEAGFPVETAVQMMNTALVIGREEVKFCTLDVCLFDLYRGSCEFVKAGAAATFIKKKDKVEKIVSTTLPIGVIQNIEIDREVCDLESGDYVVMVTDGVLDALPAKEQEEQMIDIIQNTNIVNPTEFARSILSEVLKYSGEMPLDDMTILVIGLWGVS